The Acidobacteriota bacterium genome contains the following window.
GGTTTCGAAAAGCTCCCGAACGGCCTCCGTTCGGGACTTCTCAGGCCTTTGAGCGAAGCACTGCCGCACGGAACTAGAGGCAAGAACTACCTTTTCAACATTTCTCTCGACGCGGCCGGGCGTTACATCGACAGCATTTCGCATTTCAACGGTCCGAAAAAGCGGAAGCTATATTCTGCGGAAAAGCGAACAAAAATGAACGGCAGTTTCGAACGTGGTGAGAAACTTTTCCGCGAGATCGCGGGAAGCGTTCGTTCCGAAGACGCCGTCGAGAATCTTCTTTATCTCGACAGCAAAACGTATTTACCGTCCGATATTTTGACCAAGGTCGATCGCATGTCGATGGCGTCGTCGCTCGAAGCCCGCAGTCCACTTCTCGACCACGAGTTGATCGAATTTGTCACGCGTATCCCATCGTCGATGAAACTGAAAGGAAAGGAAACCAAATATATTTTTAAGAAAGCGGTTGAAGGATTTGTTCCACGGGAGATCCTGTACCGTGAAAAACAAGGTTTCGGGATGCCCATTAGCGAATGGATAAATGTGCAGCTAAAGGAACGCATGACAAGCGATCTTTCGGATCAGCGGGCAATGGAACGTGGCTACTTTGACACGAAGTACATCAAATTGCTACTTGATGAACACCGCCGCGGACGGCGCGATCACTCTAACCCGCTCTGGACGCTCTGGATGCTCGAATTATGGCATCGTCGCTACATTGACGGTGAAAAATAAGAATGCCGATAGGACAGCCCTCAAATATCAAAAAACTTAAATGGAGCTTGCCGTGGCTCGTCCGTTACCCGTGGGTGCGAGCCGGGGCGATGCTCGAGAGGAATGCTTTTCAGAAGCAGCACGTCATATTCACCGTAGCCAATCACTTCGAGCCCGGCTGGAAGCCGGAGGGCGGTTTTCTCGACCGAGTCACTCAGGTGAAACGGTTGAAGGAGTATAGAAAGAAGTTTCGCGAACAGGCCGGTACAGTTCTTGATGCGGACGGAACTCCGTTTCGGCATACGAACTTCTATCCGGCGGAACAATACGATCGCGAATTGCTGGAGATCATGGCCGAGATGGAAGCTGAGGGCCTCGGCGAGATCGAGGTCCATCTTCATCACGAGGGTCATGAGCCCGACACGGCAGAGAACTTCCGTTCAACGATCTTGAGATTTCGCGATACGGTTGCTGATAGGCACGGCTGCCTGTCGAGGATGGACGGGACGGGAGATCCAATGTATGCGTTCGTTCATGGAAATCTAGCTCTGGCGAATTCCTGCGGAGGACTTTATTGCGGCGTGGACAACGAGATGGAGGTTTTGCAGGAAACCGGATGCTATGCCGATATGACCTTGCCATCGGCTCCCGATCAGTCGCAGGTGCCCATTTTTAATAAAATATACGAATGTGCGCATCCTATGAACGAACCAGTTCCGCACCGTTCGGGCGTCCGGGTCGCAACAAATGGAAAATCTCCTCTATTACCACTGATATTTACCGGACCGCTGGTCCTTAACTGGACCCGGCGTATAGCTGGTTTGCCGTTTCCGCGAATTGATGACGGCGCGTTAGCGGCGAACCAGCCCCTAAACCTCAGCCGCTTCCGTCGCTGGCGGTCAGCAAATATCTCGGTTGCGGGCAAACCTGACTGGGTATTCATCAAACTATACTGCCACGGCTTCTTTGATTACGATCAATCCGCAACTATCGGTGAATGTGCAAAGCGCTTTTTCAGCGAAATAATAGAGCGATCGGAGAAACAAGGAGATTTTAAGGTTCATTTTGCGAGTGCACGGGAGGCATTTAACATGGTTCTCGCCGCAATCGACGGTAAGACGGGCGATCCTCATAAATTCAGGGATTACAGGCTGCGTTCGATAATGCGAAAAGAACGGGTTCTGAAAGCTATAGCATTTATTTGGGCTCCTTTCGGAATTTTCTGTGAACAGGGCGTTTTTGTGTAAAGAGATGGCGTTAGCGACGATGGCAAAACCGCTCGATAAATTCAAGAAGATCCGCAGTCTGGATGAGGTGCTAACGCGCGGCGGTCAGGCTCTTTCGGTGTTTCGGGAACAACGCGGCGGCGGTGGTGAGATACCGACCGATGAGGAGTTCGTAAAACTGATCGAAGCGGACCAGTTCGCAGGAAAGCCGGTCATTGCCGAAACCATCTGGCAGAAGTTCTTCAAAAACGGTTCGGAAAAGTTCTTTCTTTCGTTCAAAGAGCCTAATGCCTCAATCGAGGTGTTCAATTCGACATTTGGCGAGGAAGTCGCCACGTCCTTCATTTCTGCGGCTGAGAATATTGTTGAAGGCCGCATCGATCTGATGGGGCTTAAGAATCTGTACGTCGGCCGAGAGATAGATTGGCATCGTGAGCCGCTGTCTTCAAAGCGGTCGCCACTCAAGCACTGGAAAAAGTTCGATGACCTCGATACTTCAGAGACTGGAAACAAGAAGGTCATTTGGGAACTCAACCGTCATCAGCATTTCTTTACGCTCGGCGTGGCGTATTGGTTAACCGGGGAAGAACGTTTTGCAGACGCCTTTGTCCGCCATCTAGACTCCTGGATGAAGGAGAATCCTCCGGGACTCGGCATAAACTGGGCGAGCAGCCTAGAGGTCGCGTTCAGGTCAATGTCGTGGATCTGGGCGTTTCATTTCTTCAAGAATTCCGACCGATTTACGCCAGAGCTGTTTCACGGAGCTGTCAAGTATCTATACCTTCACGGCCGTCATATAGAGCGATATCTCTCGACATACTACAGCCCGAATACGCACATTACTGGCGAAGCCCTCGGTCTTTATTACCTCGGAACACAACTGCCGTTTCTCGACAAAGCGGCCCATTGGCGAAAGTTGGGCGAAGATATCCTGTTCAGCCAGATCCCAAAGCAAGTGTTCCGTGATGGGGTATATTTTGAGCAAAGCACGTGGTATCAGCGATATACAGCGGATTTTTATGCTCACTTTGTTGTGCTGAGATCTCTGTGGGGCGAGCCCTATTATCATCCCGCGGCTGTTGATCTGGAAAACCGATTAGAGCAAACGTTCGACTTCCTTATGCAGGTGACGATGCCGGACGGAAAAACCCCGATCATCGGCGACGACGACGGCGGCCGTATGCTTCCGCTGACGACCGCCGAATCGGACGATTTTCGCGGAACTCTAGCTCTGAGCGCCGTTATTTTTGACCGCAGCGATCAAAAATATGTGAGCGAAAAGCCGAGCGAAGATCTATTCTGGTTGACCGGTCCGGATTCGATCAAGTTATTCACGGCCATCGAGGCAGAAGAACCCGCCATAACCTCAACTGATTTCGCCAACGGCGGCTATTGCGTCATGCGTGATGGATGGAGCGACACGGACAATTATCTCATCGTCGATTGCGGCGAAGTTGGTTCGCTTGCGGGTGGTCACGGCCATGCCGATGCAATGTCTATTGAGGTTGCGGTTCACGGTAAGACGCTGCTTGTTGATTCGGGAACATACACATATCACGAGTCCTGTGAGCTTCGCGACTATTTCCGGTCCACGGCGGCACACAATACGCTCGAGATCGACGGCGTTTCTTCATCTGAGCCGGCAACCGCATTTAGCTGGAAGACGAGAGCAGAGGCAAAAAGAGATAATTGGATATCTACCGATCGATTTGACCTGTTTGAAGGATCGCACAACGGTTACGAGCGGTTGAATGACCCGGCGACGCACAGTCGGAGCATTCTGTTTTTGAAAAATGATTATTGGATCATTCGTGACCTGGTTGAGACACAAGGCGAACATCAATACTCTCTGAATTTTCATTTCGATACAGGCGTTCGAACAAATATAGGCGGCGAAGGCAGATGGATCGGCGGAACTGACCATCGCATCTACACTTTCGGAGACAACGGTAGCTGGGATCATAAAGAAAGCTGGATCTCGAAGAACCACGGGAACCGGACAAATGCCCCGTTCATGCGGTTCATTTCCAAGGGCAGCGGGAAACAAGAGTTTTTTACCTTCGTAATGCCGATGGACGCTGGTGTGACGCCACCCGAGGTTTCTGAAGTTGAGATGGCATCAGGTAGAGCATTTGTCATTCGATATGTCGGATATATGGACGTTTTCGTCGTCAATGACGAGCGTGGTTTGCTAGATAACGGAATATTCTCGTCAAGTTTTAGATATTCGTGGGCGCGGCTCAGCAGCGAAGAGTCTGCCCCGGACGAATTCGTATTGATCGATGGAGATCAGTTGTTGCTCGAGGGAAATGAAGCGTTCGAATCAGGGCATGTCGAATACGCTGCAATACGGCGGCTTGGCAACGATGTTTACGTCAAGACTCAGAAAGAAATGCGTACTTTCCCTCTCCGGTTCATCGACCGCAGAAAGAAAGACCGCCGTCTGCTAAACTCCGACCGCCGCCGTGCCGAACAGTGAAAAAACGAGTTCTACAGTTTATCGGGAGCTTTAACCAGGGCGGCTCGGAACGCCAGGCGATAGCTCTATCACGATTGCTGAAGAATGAAGGATCATTCGAAGTTTTCGCCGCGACGCTCAGCAATGAAGGCATTTTGCGGGCGGAGATCGACGAGATCGGGCTGCCGGCGATTCCCGAATTTCCACTAACATCCTTCTACAATGCGAACTTCGTCAAGCAGGTACGTGCGTGCGCTAAATACCTGAAAGAAAATCAAATAGATCTCATCCACACGCATGATTTTTATACGAATGTTTTCGGAATGGCGGCCGCCTCGATGGCAAATGTGAAAGCTCGAATTGCTTCGAAACGTGAAACCGGTGGTATGAGGTCCGTTCGCCAGGATATGGTAGAGAAGTTCGCCTTTGGCCGGGCGAATACGATCGTTGTAAATTCCGAATCAGTCGTAAATTATCTTAAGGTCCGTGGAATTCCAGCTACGAAAATCCACCTGATCTACAATGGGCTCGATACCGAGAGATTCAACATTACCTTGAACGATCGAGCGGGTTTTTTGCAAAAGTACTTGTTGCCCGAAGATGATGGAATTCGACTGATCACACTCGTTGCGAACCTGCGTCACGATGTTAAGAATATCCCGATGCTGCTTCGGGCGGCCACGGCCGTACTAGCTTCAGATACTACAGCACATTTCGTAATTGCCGGCGAAGGTGGCTTAAAAGACGGTTTGCAGGCAATGGCGATTGAACTTGGTATCGGCAACAACGTTCATTTCATTGGCCGATGTAGCGATGTTCCGGAACTGCTTACGAATTCGTATGCGTGTGTTCTCACATCAACTGCTGAAGGGTTTTCAAATGCCATCCTCGAATACATGGCTGCGGCTAAACCAGTCGTCGCGACGAATGTTGGCGGTGCGAGCGAGGCGATCGTCCATGATCGAAGCGGCTATCTGATAAATTCTGATGACGACGGATCGCTCGCCGTACATCTGCTCGATCTCCTCGGCGATCCTTCGAAAGCGGCTCGTCTTGGTGCCGAAGGAAGGCGGATCGCAACCTCAAGCTTCTCTGAATCGACTCAGTTACAGCAAACGGTTCAGCTGTACGAGTCCCTATTGCGGTAACATAATGTCCGATGTCGATCCACGTTTTACAACTAGGCCCATATCCGCCGCCCGAGGGCGGCGTGAGCCGGAATATGCTTGCGATCCGAGACGAGCTAGTAAAACGCGGTGATAAATGCTCGATCATTGCCACATCTCGAAGTACTTCGATCAGGGACGAACCCGACGTCTACCATCCAACCGGGGCTTCGGAAATTCTCAAGCTGCTGTCGTCGCTGAGATACGAGATTGTGCATCTCCATGTCGGCGGCGAGCTTAATAGCCGAGTGCTGAGCCTTGCCATGATCGCATCGCTCTTTGGCCGTAAGAGAAGTGTGCTTACCGTACATTCCGGAGCATTTCCGCTAACCGACGAAGCAAAAGTTGCCAGGCGATTTTCGAAACACGGCATCACGTTTCGCCGTTTTGGAGCGATCATTGCGGTTAACGATGCACTTGCTGAGACTTTTCGCCGATTTGGCGTCGCGGATAAAAAAATACACAAGATACTGCCATTTTCGTTGAGGCCGCCGGACGCGAGCGTTGCCGTTCCGCTCGAGCTAGCCCGCTTTATTGCAAATCATTCACCGCTATTGCTTTCTGTAGGCGGCCTTGAAAAGGATTACGATCCATTGTTTCAGATCGAGGCGATGCGGCAGGTCTTACAAGATTTTCCAAAAGCAGGGTTGCTGTTGGTTGGCGAAGGCTCGCTCCGCAGCGAGGTCGAAAATGCGGTCGCCGGAAGTAATTATACTGAAAGTATCCTGGTTGCCGGCAACGTTGAACACGCCGCTACGCTTCACCTGATAGACAAAGCCGATATTTTATTGCGAACAACGCTATTTGACGGAGATGCGATCTCAGTTCGTGAAGCGCTTTTCCTCGGAACGCCGGTTATTGCAACGGAAAATGGCATGAGGCCTGAAGGTACGCATTTGATCCAGATCGGCGACAAGGAGAATTTCCTCGAGAAGGTTCGGGAGATCTCTCAGACAATACACAGGGAGCCGCGAGGAATTGGGGATACGGATAATATCGACGCAGTGATCGACCTCTACGAACAAATGCTCGTTACCTAGGCATCGGAGCCAGGTCGCTGCCCAGGTTCTTTCCGTTTTTAGCTTTTCCTCGGTATTTGCTGGCGGGTGCTAGACGGAAATCCTTTGCGTTCGGATCCGCGAATCTGATCTCGTCCATGCTCGCGACGATCGTGTTTCCGGCAGGGAAGGCATAGTCGCTGGTCGGAACGCGATTCAGATTCATAAAAACGTTATTTTGCAGCAGCGTTTGGGCTTGCGCAGAGCGATTGTCGATGCCGTGAACACCATACAAACCGTGCCCGATAATATTATCGCGGAAAACGAAAGCTTTGGGCATCGTGTCGTAGAATTTTATCGTGCTGCCCCAGTTAAAGGCAGTATTGTTCACGATCGTAATGCCTTCGCCCTGTGTCACCTGGATCAAATAGCCGCCGCCTTCGAATTCCTTATCGCCTCGGATGTTAAGAAATAGATTATTCTCGATCGTTAAATTCTTGAGTACCTGGCTCGGATAAAGATCATCTTTGCCCAAAATGTTGATTCCGTCGCCCGCACCATCAATGATGTTGTCCTTGATCAGAACATCCTCGATCGTCGAGAACGGAGCTCCGTTGTCCTGATTTCGGATGGTGATGCGGAACGCCGAGCCTTTCCAGTTGTTGGTCATCAGATTACCGGTGAATCGGACACGTTTTGAGTTCTTTAGCTCAAACAGCGTCTTGACCGACACCTTGTCAGCCCACGCTTGCGGTTTATTCAGGTAGTTCCCGTGCACCTCTATATCAATAGGGATCAGATCCGCCGATGCCGGATCAGCCCCCCCAAACATGATGTTCTCGGCTCCTCCTTCGATGTAATTGTTGAGAATCTTGACGTTCCGAGTTCCGGTCCAACCACAGATGCCTTGTGTTTCTTCCCCTGGAAAGCCGAATCCCTCGATGTAGCTGTTCTTGACGATCGTTTCGGCACTGTTCAGAGCGATGCCCCGGCGGACGACGCCGGTCTTGTTGGGCCGCATATATGAACGGTCGATCTCAATATGATGCGGCAGATTCACGGCGGTTTCGCCATTTCCCAGAACGACAAGACCGTAGTTGTACGTCGATGACGTTGCCGCAAACTCGATCCCGATGAATTTGTAGTGGTGAGCTCCCTTCGCGGTTGCGATCGCGGGGCGACCAAGCATTCCCGCTGTGATGGTCGCCATCGACGAGCGCTGTGCAGGTGAAACCCGTTTGTCGGGTA
Protein-coding sequences here:
- a CDS encoding alginate lyase family protein → MALATMAKPLDKFKKIRSLDEVLTRGGQALSVFREQRGGGGEIPTDEEFVKLIEADQFAGKPVIAETIWQKFFKNGSEKFFLSFKEPNASIEVFNSTFGEEVATSFISAAENIVEGRIDLMGLKNLYVGREIDWHREPLSSKRSPLKHWKKFDDLDTSETGNKKVIWELNRHQHFFTLGVAYWLTGEERFADAFVRHLDSWMKENPPGLGINWASSLEVAFRSMSWIWAFHFFKNSDRFTPELFHGAVKYLYLHGRHIERYLSTYYSPNTHITGEALGLYYLGTQLPFLDKAAHWRKLGEDILFSQIPKQVFRDGVYFEQSTWYQRYTADFYAHFVVLRSLWGEPYYHPAAVDLENRLEQTFDFLMQVTMPDGKTPIIGDDDGGRMLPLTTAESDDFRGTLALSAVIFDRSDQKYVSEKPSEDLFWLTGPDSIKLFTAIEAEEPAITSTDFANGGYCVMRDGWSDTDNYLIVDCGEVGSLAGGHGHADAMSIEVAVHGKTLLVDSGTYTYHESCELRDYFRSTAAHNTLEIDGVSSSEPATAFSWKTRAEAKRDNWISTDRFDLFEGSHNGYERLNDPATHSRSILFLKNDYWIIRDLVETQGEHQYSLNFHFDTGVRTNIGGEGRWIGGTDHRIYTFGDNGSWDHKESWISKNHGNRTNAPFMRFISKGSGKQEFFTFVMPMDAGVTPPEVSEVEMASGRAFVIRYVGYMDVFVVNDERGLLDNGIFSSSFRYSWARLSSEESAPDEFVLIDGDQLLLEGNEAFESGHVEYAAIRRLGNDVYVKTQKEMRTFPLRFIDRRKKDRRLLNSDRRRAEQ
- a CDS encoding glycosyltransferase, whose amino-acid sequence is MKKRVLQFIGSFNQGGSERQAIALSRLLKNEGSFEVFAATLSNEGILRAEIDEIGLPAIPEFPLTSFYNANFVKQVRACAKYLKENQIDLIHTHDFYTNVFGMAAASMANVKARIASKRETGGMRSVRQDMVEKFAFGRANTIVVNSESVVNYLKVRGIPATKIHLIYNGLDTERFNITLNDRAGFLQKYLLPEDDGIRLITLVANLRHDVKNIPMLLRAATAVLASDTTAHFVIAGEGGLKDGLQAMAIELGIGNNVHFIGRCSDVPELLTNSYACVLTSTAEGFSNAILEYMAAAKPVVATNVGGASEAIVHDRSGYLINSDDDGSLAVHLLDLLGDPSKAARLGAEGRRIATSSFSESTQLQQTVQLYESLLR
- a CDS encoding glycosyltransferase family 4 protein, whose protein sequence is MSIHVLQLGPYPPPEGGVSRNMLAIRDELVKRGDKCSIIATSRSTSIRDEPDVYHPTGASEILKLLSSLRYEIVHLHVGGELNSRVLSLAMIASLFGRKRSVLTVHSGAFPLTDEAKVARRFSKHGITFRRFGAIIAVNDALAETFRRFGVADKKIHKILPFSLRPPDASVAVPLELARFIANHSPLLLSVGGLEKDYDPLFQIEAMRQVLQDFPKAGLLLVGEGSLRSEVENAVAGSNYTESILVAGNVEHAATLHLIDKADILLRTTLFDGDAISVREALFLGTPVIATENGMRPEGTHLIQIGDKENFLEKVREISQTIHREPRGIGDTDNIDAVIDLYEQMLVT
- a CDS encoding right-handed parallel beta-helix repeat-containing protein: MENLIVVNTVRVKQKEVKRRRSVRWLLPVLAVLVICSAVGGSVIYEWNYGTFGLIGPQPTVKATAAGRVIKVPPGGNIQAALELATSGDIIELQAGAVYSGTITLPNKPLTDYVTIQSSAVGNLVPDKRVSPAQRSSMATITAGMLGRPAIATAKGAHHYKFIGIEFAATSSTYNYGLVVLGNGETAVNLPHHIEIDRSYMRPNKTGVVRRGIALNSAETIVKNSYIEGFGFPGEETQGICGWTGTRNVKILNNYIEGGAENIMFGGADPASADLIPIDIEVHGNYLNKPQAWADKVSVKTLFELKNSKRVRFTGNLMTNNWKGSAFRITIRNQDNGAPFSTIEDVLIKDNIIDGAGDGINILGKDDLYPSQVLKNLTIENNLFLNIRGDKEFEGGGYLIQVTQGEGITIVNNTAFNWGSTIKFYDTMPKAFVFRDNIIGHGLYGVHGIDNRSAQAQTLLQNNVFMNLNRVPTSDYAFPAGNTIVASMDEIRFADPNAKDFRLAPASKYRGKAKNGKNLGSDLAPMPR